GTGCCGCAAGGCGGTGATGGAGAGCGACGACAAGCAGGCCGCGGAGGTCCTGGGGACGGAAAAACTGGTGAACGAACTTACCCACGACATCGTCCGGTTCGGCACGGAGGTGGGGCAGCGGGGGCTCTCCCCGGACCTGTCCACCATCCTGAACGCCTGCGTCAGCGGGGTGGGGGACATCGAACGCATCGGGGACCACTCCACCAACCTCATCGAGATGTACGAGTTCATGCGGGACCACAAACTGCACTTCACCCCCAAGGCCCTGGAGGAGTTCGAGGAGATGTTCTCCCTGGTGGACCAGGCGGTGTGCAAGAGCGCCGCCGCCCTGGACAAGGAGGACGCGGTCCTGGCCCGGGAGGTCCTGGAGCTGGAGGACCGGATCGACGCCATGGAGCGGGACCTTCGGGCCCGGCACATCGAACGGCTGAACCAGGGCAAGTGCCAGCCCGGGGCGGGGGTGGTGTTCATCGACATCTTGAGCAACCTGGAGCGGGTGGGGGACCACGCGCACAACCTGGCCTGCATCGTCCTGGATCTGGCGCGGATCCGGGGGCAGGCCTAGGGAAGGAGAGGACGACCATGAACACCCCGGTGATCCTTCTGGGGGCCCTGCAGGGCGCCACGGAGTTTCTGCCCGTGAGCAGCTCCGGACACCTGGCCCTGGCCCAGATCTTCCTCGGTTTCCGGGAAGCTCCCCTGGCCTATGATCTGCTGCTCCACCTGGCCACGGTTCTGGCCACGGTGCTCTACTTCGCCCGGGACATCCTGGAGCTGGGAGGGGAGTGGCTCATGGGGTTCTTCAACCCCAACGCCCGCCGCTGGGCCGGGTGGCGCTACGGCTGGTCGGTGATCGTCGCCACGCTCCTCACCGCCGTCGTCGGCCTGCCCTTGAAGCCCTACGTGGAGTTTGGGTCCACCAATTCCCTGTGGGTGGGCTCGGGGCTTTTGGTCACCGCCGGCATCCTTCTGGTTTCCCGCTGGGTTCCCGTTCGGGAGCGTCACGTGGGCCTGGGCGCGGGGATTCTCGTGGGGCTGGTGCAGGGGATCGCGGTGATGCCCGGGGTCTCCCGGTCCGGATCCACCATCGTGGGGGGGCTCGTCGCGGGCCTGGAGCCCCAGGAGGCCTTCCGCTTCTCCTTCCTCCTCTCTCTCCCCGCCATCCTGGGGGCCAACCTGGTGGAGCTGCACCAGGTCGGAGGGGTCGACGCCTTCCTCTCGGCGCTGCCCCAGGACTGGGGGCTGGGTTTCGCCGCCGCCTTCGTCGCGGGGCTGCTGTCTCTGCTGGCGCTTCGCCGGATCTCCCTGTTCGGCGCCTGGTGGGTCTTCGGGGTCTACTGCCTGGTCCTGGGGGGCTCGGTGGTGGCCGCGACCTTCGCGGGAGGGTTCTAGGCCGTGCGCGGCGCCGTGAGCAGCCTCCGCTGGTGGATCTTCCTGGCCTGCGTGGTTCTGGGGACCTTCATGGGGATCTTCTTCCAGCACTTCTCCACCACCGCGCCCCTGTTCCGGGACGTGGTCCGCTGGGGCTGGAACGTGGACCGGGTGGATTTCCTGGCCCTGGAGTTCGGCTTTCACTTCGCCCTGCGCCTGAACCTGGGCACCCTCCTGGGGGGCGTGGTGGGCCTGTGGGTCGCCCGATGAACCTCCTGCTGGCCTCCGCCAGTCCCAGGCGCCGGGCCCTCCTGGCGGAACTGGGCTGGACCTTCGACGTGTGCCCCGCGGACGTGGACGAGACCCCCCGAGGGGGAGAGACCCCGGAGGCCCTGGTGGGGCGTCTGGCCCGGGACAAGGCCCTCCACGTGGGACGGCGCTTCCCCGACCGGTGGGTGGTGGCGGCGGACACGGTGGTGGCGGTGGGAGACGCCATCCTGGGCAAGCCTGCGGATCGGGAGGAAGGCCTGGCCATGTTACGTCTCCTCCAGGGAAGGGCTCATCGGGTCCTCACGGGAGTGGCCCTGGCGGTCCCGGGGGAGGAGACGCCTCGTGGGGCGGTGGAGTGCACGGAGGTGCGCTTCCGTCCCCTGGACGAGGCGTCCCTTCGGGCCTATGCGGAAAGCGGCGAGGGAGACGACAAGGCGGGCTCCTACGCCATCCAGGGAAAGGGAGCTCTCCTGGTGGAGGGCATCGCGGGCTGCTACTTCAACGTGGTGGGCTTGCCCCTGACGAGGTTGAGCGCCCTGCTGGGCGAGGCGGGCTGGCCCCTGGCGAGCCAGTGGGGAGGGGCCAAGGATGCCTGATCTCAAGGGACGGGGGGGAGCCCCCCGCGACTTTCTCTCCCATCCTCGGGCCTGGCTGTGGATTGCCCTGGCCCTGGCGGCCCTCCTGGCGGGGGCGGGCCTGGCGCCTCGCGTGGGGGCGGAGAGGCAACAGCATACCGTGGGATTGGTGATGGAGTACCGGGACCTGGTCTCCCTGGCCAGGGAGAGCGGTGTCTCCCCCCAAAGGCTTTGGGCGCGCCTGCATTCCCTGGGGATGCGGGGCCTCACCGTCTCGGAGGGTACGGGCAAGGATCTCCTGAACGGAGGGTTCCCCCTCCGTTGGACTCCCGCAAAGGACCTTCCCTCTTCCGTCCCGATCCCCCCGGGGCTTCCCGGGGATCGGGGGGTGCTGTGGGGACGGGCGGACGAGGCGGCCTGGCAGGTGTTTCTTCCCTATCTGTCCACGAAGATGCCCGGCTTGGTGCGGGAGAGCGGGGGGGGATGGCTTGCCGCCGTGTTCCCCGCCTCCTTCCCGGAGCTGTTGGATTCGGGACTCCTCCCCGACCTGGCGGGGTTGGACTTTGCCCGGAGGAACGGCATCCCGGTGGTCTTTCGTCCTTCTCCCTGCCTGGGGGTGGAGGGCGGTCGGGTGGCGGCTTCCCTGGGGCTTCTGATGGACCAGTACCCGGAGATCCGGTCGATCCTTCCCTCCGGCCTCGTGGTCCCGGGGTATCCGGACCTGGATCCCCTGGCGGCCCTGCTGGAAGAACGCCGGGTTCCGGTGGCCCAGGCGGAGTTCGTCAAGCAGATCGGCGTCTCGGAGCTGGTGGAGCGGGTCTTTCCCCTGGTGCTTCCCCTGCACAGTCTGGTGAAGGACGAGATCTTCTCCCGGCGCATGTCCCGGGAACAGGTGGTGGAGCGCATGGTCCGGGCGGCCCACGAACGCTCCGTGCGTCTCCTCCTCTTCCGCCCCTACGACCTGTACAACGGACACCGCCTGCCCTTCTTCCTGGAGGATCTGGAGTCCCTGTCCGATTCCCTTAAGGCCCGAGGCTACGAACTGGGCTGGCCTTCCACCCTGCCCCTGTGGGGGCGCTCTCCCCTGGCGGTTCTGGGAGCTTCCCTGGCTCTGGCGGCCTTTGCCCTGGCCCTGGGGCGGCGGTTCGGCCTGCGGGGCCTCGCCTCGGCGGGGTCGGGACGGTGGGGGGTGTTCCTTGGAGGCGGTACGGTGCTGGTGGCCCTGGGGGTCTGGGCCCTCCCTCCCGCGGGGCGGTACCTGGGCGGTTTTCTGGGAGCCCTGGCGGCGACGGAGGCCACCCTGGCGGCCCTGGACAGGGAGGACCACCCCTTCCGGGGAGCCTTTGAAGGGCTGTTCCTGGTCCTGGCCGCAGGGGCCTGCCTGGCCTCGTTCTACGGGACCCCGGAGTTCATGCTGCGCCTGCGGGGCTTTTCCGGGGTGAAGCTCACCCTGCTGCTGCCCCCTCTTCTGGTGCTGCTCCACGACCTCAGGAACCGCATCCATCCCGAAGGGCTGGGGGAGATCCTGGCCCGTCCTCCCCTCTGGGGGGAACTCCTGGCGGCGGGGCTGGTGCTGGGGGCGGTGCTCTTCATGGCGGTGCGCAGCGACAACACCGCCCTGGTCCCCCAGTGGGAGCTCCACGCCCGGGAGATGCTGGAGCGTCTCCTGCGGGTCCGCCCCCGGACCAAGGAGTTTCTCGTGGGCTACCCGTGCCTTC
The sequence above is drawn from the Aminomonas paucivorans DSM 12260 genome and encodes:
- a CDS encoding undecaprenyl-diphosphate phosphatase, encoding MNTPVILLGALQGATEFLPVSSSGHLALAQIFLGFREAPLAYDLLLHLATVLATVLYFARDILELGGEWLMGFFNPNARRWAGWRYGWSVIVATLLTAVVGLPLKPYVEFGSTNSLWVGSGLLVTAGILLVSRWVPVRERHVGLGAGILVGLVQGIAVMPGVSRSGSTIVGGLVAGLEPQEAFRFSFLLSLPAILGANLVELHQVGGVDAFLSALPQDWGLGFAAAFVAGLLSLLALRRISLFGAWWVFGVYCLVLGGSVVAATFAGGF
- a CDS encoding Maf family protein, which translates into the protein MNLLLASASPRRRALLAELGWTFDVCPADVDETPRGGETPEALVGRLARDKALHVGRRFPDRWVVAADTVVAVGDAILGKPADREEGLAMLRLLQGRAHRVLTGVALAVPGEETPRGAVECTEVRFRPLDEASLRAYAESGEGDDKAGSYAIQGKGALLVEGIAGCYFNVVGLPLTRLSALLGEAGWPLASQWGGAKDA
- a CDS encoding DUF5693 family protein; this translates as MPDLKGRGGAPRDFLSHPRAWLWIALALAALLAGAGLAPRVGAERQQHTVGLVMEYRDLVSLARESGVSPQRLWARLHSLGMRGLTVSEGTGKDLLNGGFPLRWTPAKDLPSSVPIPPGLPGDRGVLWGRADEAAWQVFLPYLSTKMPGLVRESGGGWLAAVFPASFPELLDSGLLPDLAGLDFARRNGIPVVFRPSPCLGVEGGRVAASLGLLMDQYPEIRSILPSGLVVPGYPDLDPLAALLEERRVPVAQAEFVKQIGVSELVERVFPLVLPLHSLVKDEIFSRRMSREQVVERMVRAAHERSVRLLLFRPYDLYNGHRLPFFLEDLESLSDSLKARGYELGWPSTLPLWGRSPLAVLGASLALAAFALALGRRFGLRGLASAGSGRWGVFLGGGTVLVALGVWALPPAGRYLGGFLGALAATEATLAALDREDHPFRGAFEGLFLVLAAGACLASFYGTPEFMLRLRGFSGVKLTLLLPPLLVLLHDLRNRIHPEGLGEILARPPLWGELLAAGLVLGAVLFMAVRSDNTALVPQWELHAREMLERLLRVRPRTKEFLVGYPCLLLAILASRRNLWPRYREILRVGASLAFASAVNSFCHLHSPFALTLLRVFNGWWAGLLLGGGLFLAWEMRFSRRKGAEAP